The bacterium genome contains the following window.
TGACGACCTCGACCTTCATAATCGGTTCCATGAGCGCGGGGTTCGCCTTCGTAACCGCTTCACGCAAGGCCATTCCGCCGCAAATCTTGAACGCCATTTCGTTCGAGTCAACTTCGTGGTACGAACCGTCCACAAGCTCGACTTTCACGTCCATGATCGGGAAGCCTGCCAGAGGGCCGTTGGCCATAGCGTCTTCCATACCCTTATGAACAGCCGGGATGTATTCCTTCGGAATCGCACCGCCGACAATCTTATTCTCAAAGACCAACCCGCTGCCCGGCGCACCCGGAGACACATTAATCACCACGTGCGCATATTGACCGCGACCACCGCTCTGCTTGGCAAACTTGTGATTGACCGAAGCAGACTGGCGGATACACTCTTTGTAGGACACTTGCGGAGCACCCACGACCGCTTCAACCTTGAACTCGCGCATCAGGCGATCCACGAGAATTTCGAGGTGCAATTCGCCCATTCCGGCGATGACTGTCTGACCGGTTTCCTCGTTGAACTTCACGTGGAAGGTCGGGTCCTCTTCGGCCAGGCGGGCGAGAGATTCAGAAATCTTGTCCTGATCTGCTCGGGTTTTCGGCTCGATAGCAATCTCGATCACCGGCGTCGGGAAGTCCATCTTTTCGAGCAGAATCGGCGACTTCGGGTCACACAGCGTGTCCCCAGTGCGCACGTCCTTCAATCCGACGACAGCGCAGATATCACCCGCTTCGACTGCGGACATTTCTTCACGCTTATCGGCGAACATGCGGACGATGCGGGAGATTCGCTCGCGCTTATCGCGCGTGGAATTGTAAATCGCGGAACCTGCATCCAGTTTGCCCGAGTAGACGCGAACGTAGGTCAGACGGCCGACATAAGGATCTGTCAGAATCTTGAACGCCAGCGCGGCGAAGGGCTGTTCCACATCGGGGTGTCGGAGCAATTCCTCTTCCGTGTTGGGATTCAATCCGGAAACCTCGCCCACATCCAGCGGGGACGGCAGCAGCTCGACGATCGCATCCAACAGACGCTGCACGCCTTTGTTCTTGAACGACGCGCCGCACAGAACGGGGAAACACTTCAGTGCGATGGTCGCCTTGCGCAGCGCGGCCATAACTTCGTCTTTGAGCAGCGGCTCGCCGGCAAGGAACTTCTCAAGCAGGTTGTCGTCAAATTCGGCAACGGACTCGAGCAGCTTCTCCCGCCAGTGACTGGCAATGTCAAACATGTCCTTCGGGACATCAAATTCCTCGAAGTGCATGCCGTGCGAATCTTCGACCCAGACGATGGACTTGAACGAAATCAAGTCAATCACACCCTGGAACATATCGGCGGATCCGATGGGGATTGTAATCGGCACCGGATTCGCATGCAGCTGCGTGCGAATCATGTCAACGGCGCGGAAGAAATCCGCTCCGGCACGATCCATCTTATTGACGAAGCAAATCCGCGGAACTTTGTAGCGATTGGCCTGACGCCAGACTGTTTCCGACTGCGGTTCCACGCCGCCTACGGCACAGAACAAGGCCACAGCGCCGTCCAGGACGCGCAGGCTGCGCTCGACCTCGACGGTGAAATCCACGTGACCGGGGGTGTCGATGATGTTAATCCGGTGGTTCTGCCATTCGCAAGTGGTCGAAGCGGAGGTGATCGTAATCCCGCGCTCCTTCTCCTGCTCCATCCAGTCCATCGTCGCACCGCCCTCATGCACTTCGCCCATGCGGTGCAGACGGCCCGTATAAAACAGAATGCGCTCCGTCGTTGTCGTTTTGCCGGCGTCGATATGGGCCATAATGCCGATATTGCGCGTGCGGTTCAACAGGTCTACGGACGGATTGACCTTCTCTTTTTGTGCGGTTTTCGGAGCGTTGGACACGATTAAATCACCGTTAACAGAACTTGTTCACAGATTGCAGTATTACCAGCGGAAATGCGCGAAGGCCTTGTTGGCCTCGGCCATCTTGTGCGTTTCGTCGCGCTTCTTGACAGCGCTGCCTTCGCCCTTTGCCGCAGCGATCATTTCGCCGGCAAGTTTTTCGGCCATCGTCTTCTCACCGCGAGCCTTTGAGTAGGAAATCAGCCAGCGGATGGCCAACGCCTGGCGACGGGAAGGGTTCACCTCTACAGGAA
Protein-coding sequences here:
- the fusA gene encoding elongation factor G, with product MAHIDAGKTTTTERILFYTGRLHRMGEVHEGGATMDWMEQEKERGITITSASTTCEWQNHRINIIDTPGHVDFTVEVERSLRVLDGAVALFCAVGGVEPQSETVWRQANRYKVPRICFVNKMDRAGADFFRAVDMIRTQLHANPVPITIPIGSADMFQGVIDLISFKSIVWVEDSHGMHFEEFDVPKDMFDIASHWREKLLESVAEFDDNLLEKFLAGEPLLKDEVMAALRKATIALKCFPVLCGASFKNKGVQRLLDAIVELLPSPLDVGEVSGLNPNTEEELLRHPDVEQPFAALAFKILTDPYVGRLTYVRVYSGKLDAGSAIYNSTRDKRERISRIVRMFADKREEMSAVEAGDICAVVGLKDVRTGDTLCDPKSPILLEKMDFPTPVIEIAIEPKTRADQDKISESLARLAEEDPTFHVKFNEETGQTVIAGMGELHLEILVDRLMREFKVEAVVGAPQVSYKECIRQSASVNHKFAKQSGGRGQYAHVVINVSPGAPGSGLVFENKIVGGAIPKEYIPAVHKGMEDAMANGPLAGFPIMDVKVELVDGSYHEVDSNEMAFKICGGMALREAVTKANPALMEPIMKVEVVTPDSYLGNVVGDLNSRRGRIQEMHPRADGQVVNAMVPLSEMFGYATSLRSLTQGRAIFTMQFDHFMEVPKSISEKILEKR